A portion of the Pseudarthrobacter sp. L1SW genome contains these proteins:
- a CDS encoding flavin monoamine oxidase family protein — protein MTDATRRNFLRYVGMVGGAGVMYQTMAAMGLAPDTAAPAFAAPRADDLQGKGRSVVILGGGIAGLTTAYELGKAGYKVTILEARMRPGGRNWTVRGGTEETDLRGVTQRAAFSKDQYMNAGPGRIPQHHITLDYCKELGVAIEPFTNQNADGYLFREGTSKLSNTPIRHRAAKADVYGYVSELLAKATDQGALDSYMSTADKENLISFLKSFGAIGGKVPGDAAASFKYTGTGRKGYSVAPGAGLEAGTPLAPDALSDVFASGVGNYFSFEFGWDQAMMMFQPVGGMDRIPYAFEAAIGKDKFVYGAKVLSMNNTAAGAAVEYSNPGGETKRIEADFAVCTLPPHIAAKIPGNLPTDVLDALKFATPSDAGKIGIEYSRRWWEEDHRIYGGITNTNIDLGNMWYPSTGFHGQRGTMVGYYNTGASARVYKELSPEKRLSRALDQGVKIHGDVYRKDVAASFSVDWGSTAFSEGAWVGWPSQTDAKYAKLLEPSGNIYFAGDHLSHAIAWQHGAMTSARAAVTALHSRAAAMVAG, from the coding sequence ATGACAGATGCTACTCGCAGGAACTTCCTCCGTTACGTGGGCATGGTGGGGGGAGCCGGGGTGATGTACCAGACCATGGCAGCCATGGGGTTGGCTCCGGACACAGCGGCTCCTGCGTTCGCAGCACCGCGAGCTGACGACCTGCAAGGCAAGGGCCGGAGCGTGGTGATCCTCGGCGGCGGAATCGCGGGCCTGACCACGGCCTACGAACTGGGCAAGGCCGGCTACAAAGTCACCATCCTCGAGGCACGGATGCGTCCGGGCGGACGCAACTGGACGGTGCGGGGCGGGACGGAAGAGACGGACCTCCGGGGGGTCACCCAACGGGCCGCATTTTCCAAGGACCAGTACATGAATGCCGGCCCGGGCCGCATCCCCCAGCACCACATCACGCTGGACTACTGCAAGGAACTCGGAGTGGCAATTGAGCCCTTCACCAACCAGAACGCGGATGGATACCTCTTCCGTGAAGGCACCAGCAAGCTCTCCAATACGCCCATCCGCCACCGTGCCGCGAAAGCTGATGTTTACGGGTACGTCTCCGAACTGCTCGCCAAAGCCACCGACCAGGGCGCCTTGGACAGCTACATGAGCACAGCGGACAAAGAGAACTTGATCTCCTTCCTCAAGAGCTTCGGCGCCATCGGCGGTAAGGTCCCGGGGGATGCGGCGGCAAGCTTCAAGTACACCGGCACCGGCCGCAAGGGCTACTCGGTGGCCCCGGGGGCGGGCCTGGAAGCCGGTACGCCCCTGGCTCCCGACGCCTTGTCAGACGTCTTCGCCAGCGGGGTAGGCAACTACTTCTCCTTCGAGTTCGGCTGGGACCAGGCCATGATGATGTTCCAGCCGGTGGGCGGCATGGACCGCATCCCATACGCTTTCGAAGCAGCCATCGGCAAGGACAAGTTCGTCTACGGCGCGAAGGTCCTGTCCATGAACAACACCGCCGCGGGCGCTGCCGTTGAATACAGCAACCCCGGCGGTGAAACCAAGCGCATCGAGGCGGACTTCGCCGTGTGCACGCTGCCACCGCACATCGCCGCGAAGATCCCCGGCAACCTCCCCACAGACGTGCTCGATGCCCTAAAGTTCGCCACCCCCAGCGACGCCGGCAAGATCGGCATCGAATACTCCCGCCGGTGGTGGGAGGAAGACCACCGGATCTACGGGGGCATCACTAATACCAACATCGATCTTGGCAACATGTGGTACCCCTCCACCGGCTTCCACGGGCAGCGCGGCACCATGGTGGGCTACTACAACACCGGCGCCAGCGCACGGGTCTACAAGGAACTCAGCCCGGAGAAGCGTCTCAGCCGCGCCCTCGACCAGGGCGTGAAAATCCATGGCGACGTATACCGCAAGGACGTGGCGGCGTCGTTCTCTGTCGACTGGGGCAGCACTGCATTCTCGGAAGGCGCCTGGGTGGGCTGGCCGTCGCAGACTGATGCGAAGTACGCCAAGCTGCTGGAGCCTAGTGGCAACATCTACTTCGCCGGGGACCACCTCAGCCACGCAATCGCCTGGCAGCACGGCGCCATGACTTCCGCCCGCGCCGCTGTCACCGCCCTGCACAGCCGGGCAGCAGCGATGGTGGCCGGATGA
- a CDS encoding GNAT family N-acetyltransferase has product MITSTGYLREGLHIRLLEDGDAAALAAAYQRNRGHLAPWEPERDDAFFTPEQQAEIIRAKRGQHMLGSEIPWVLVKEDDAGAGRAGTRSRSGRVVGTVTLTGIVRGPFLSANIGYWIDGGLTGQGIGTAAVLFAANYARTALGLHRIQAATLLHNTASRRILHRAGFQEIGVAPEYLKIAGKWQDHLLHQLILPLPQVPSGGTARPGS; this is encoded by the coding sequence GTGATCACCAGCACCGGCTACCTGCGCGAGGGCCTTCATATCCGACTGCTTGAGGACGGCGATGCCGCGGCCCTGGCGGCGGCATACCAGCGTAATCGCGGGCACTTGGCGCCATGGGAGCCGGAAAGGGATGACGCCTTCTTCACGCCGGAGCAGCAGGCCGAAATCATCCGCGCCAAGCGCGGACAGCACATGCTGGGGTCTGAGATCCCCTGGGTCCTGGTGAAGGAGGACGACGCCGGTGCGGGCAGGGCGGGTACCCGCAGCAGGAGTGGTCGCGTGGTTGGCACGGTCACCCTGACTGGAATCGTCCGCGGCCCCTTTCTCAGTGCGAACATAGGCTACTGGATTGATGGCGGCCTCACCGGACAAGGGATCGGCACGGCGGCCGTCCTGTTTGCAGCCAACTATGCGCGCACCGCGCTTGGCCTTCACCGTATCCAGGCAGCAACCCTGCTCCACAACACAGCATCGAGGCGAATCCTGCATCGGGCCGGGTTCCAGGAGATCGGAGTGGCGCCGGAGTACCTGAAAATAGCGGGGAAGTGGCAGGACCACCTGCTCCACCAACTGATCCTGCCACTCCCCCAGGTCCCGTCGGGCGGTACCGCTCGGCCTGGGTCCTGA
- a CDS encoding DUF1737 domain-containing protein, whose translation MSDAPAPEEKLAYRLITGPDDRSFCERISAALAEGYVLHGSPAVTFNGTAPIVAQAVILPAAVASADAAVATAVDELGLNGEELEFAGEGHA comes from the coding sequence ATGTCTGACGCACCTGCCCCCGAAGAAAAACTGGCCTACCGCCTTATCACCGGGCCGGATGACCGATCCTTCTGCGAGCGGATTTCAGCCGCCCTGGCCGAGGGCTACGTGCTCCACGGAAGCCCCGCAGTCACGTTCAACGGCACCGCACCCATCGTGGCGCAGGCTGTGATCCTGCCGGCAGCCGTTGCCTCCGCCGACGCCGCAGTGGCCACCGCCGTGGACGAGCTTGGGCTCAACGGCGAGGAACTCGAGTTCGCTGGCGAGGGCCACGCATGA
- a CDS encoding rhodanese-like domain-containing protein yields MSYAGDLTPHEAWEKLEQGAILVDVRTEGEWAHIGIPDTKATENDPLFIQWTFPGGIPNPDFITDLSQQAPEDKSTELVFLCRSGQRSIAAAIAATQAGFTSYNVLEGFEGEPDRYGERTVNGWKNRGLPTNLGKN; encoded by the coding sequence ATGAGCTACGCCGGAGACCTGACCCCGCACGAGGCCTGGGAAAAGCTGGAGCAGGGCGCCATCCTGGTGGATGTGCGCACGGAGGGCGAATGGGCCCACATTGGGATTCCGGACACCAAAGCCACCGAGAACGATCCGCTGTTCATCCAGTGGACCTTCCCTGGCGGAATCCCCAACCCCGATTTCATCACCGACCTTAGCCAGCAGGCGCCCGAGGACAAGTCGACCGAACTGGTGTTCCTGTGCCGTTCCGGCCAGCGTTCCATCGCCGCCGCCATTGCTGCCACGCAGGCCGGTTTCACCTCCTACAACGTCCTGGAGGGCTTTGAAGGCGAGCCGGACCGCTATGGAGAACGTACCGTCAACGGCTGGAAGAACCGCGGCCTGCCAACCAACCTGGGAAAGAACTAA
- a CDS encoding O-succinylhomoserine sulfhydrylase — protein MTFNEDAAGWSPDTQAVRGGLDRTNFQETSEAVFLNSGFVYESAAAAERAFTGEDERFVYSRYGNPSVATFQERLRLLEGTEACFATASGMSAVFTALGALLAAGDRVVAARSLFGSCFVILNEILPRWGVETVFVDGPDLEQWRSALSEPTTAVFFESPSNPMQEIVDIAAVSELAHAAGATVVVDNVFATPLLQRCGQFGADVIVYSGTKHIDGQGRVLGGAILGTKEFIDGPVKQLMRHTGPALSAFNAWVLTKGLETMALRVNHSSATALRLAEWLEEQPAVSWVKYPLLKSHPQYELAAKQMSAGGTVLTLELAPSGGRSGKEAAFALLDGLRIIDISNNLGDAKSLITHPATTTHRAMGPEGRAAIGLSDGVVRLSVGLEDVDDLIGDLEQALKQI, from the coding sequence GTGACCTTCAACGAAGACGCCGCCGGCTGGAGCCCCGACACCCAGGCCGTCCGCGGCGGACTGGACCGCACCAACTTCCAGGAGACCAGCGAGGCCGTCTTCCTGAACTCCGGTTTTGTGTACGAATCCGCCGCCGCAGCCGAGCGTGCCTTCACAGGCGAGGACGAGCGCTTCGTCTACTCGCGCTACGGCAACCCCTCCGTGGCCACGTTCCAGGAGCGGCTCCGCCTCCTCGAAGGCACGGAGGCTTGCTTTGCGACGGCGTCCGGCATGTCCGCGGTGTTCACCGCCCTGGGTGCGCTGCTGGCAGCCGGCGACCGCGTGGTGGCGGCGCGTTCCCTGTTCGGCTCCTGCTTCGTGATCCTCAACGAGATCCTGCCGCGCTGGGGCGTGGAGACGGTCTTCGTGGACGGCCCGGACCTGGAGCAGTGGCGGTCCGCCCTGTCCGAGCCCACCACTGCCGTCTTCTTCGAGTCGCCGTCCAACCCGATGCAGGAGATCGTGGACATCGCGGCGGTCAGCGAGCTGGCGCACGCGGCAGGCGCGACCGTCGTCGTCGACAACGTTTTTGCCACTCCCCTGCTGCAGCGGTGCGGGCAGTTCGGCGCCGACGTAATTGTCTACTCAGGCACCAAGCACATCGACGGCCAGGGCCGGGTCCTCGGCGGTGCCATCCTGGGGACCAAGGAGTTCATCGACGGCCCGGTGAAGCAGCTGATGCGCCACACCGGACCGGCGTTATCCGCATTCAACGCCTGGGTCCTCACCAAGGGCCTGGAGACCATGGCGCTGCGCGTCAACCATTCCTCCGCCACTGCCCTGCGGCTTGCGGAATGGCTGGAGGAGCAGCCCGCCGTCAGTTGGGTGAAGTACCCGCTCCTGAAGTCGCACCCGCAGTACGAGCTGGCGGCGAAGCAGATGAGCGCCGGCGGCACGGTCCTCACCCTGGAACTTGCCCCCTCCGGCGGGCGCTCGGGCAAGGAGGCAGCGTTTGCGCTGCTGGACGGCCTGCGGATCATCGACATCTCCAACAACCTCGGCGACGCGAAGTCTCTCATCACGCACCCGGCCACCACCACGCACCGGGCGATGGGACCTGAGGGGCGGGCTGCCATTGGCCTGAGCGACGGCGTGGTGCGGCTTTCGGTGGGGCTTGAGGACGTGGACGACCTCATCGGCGACCTGGAGCAGGCGCTGAAGCAGATCTAG
- a CDS encoding DUF1905 domain-containing protein — MTASYSFKAELWLYPGEAGWHFLTLPAEVADDIRAQNADHSKAFGSVKVTAVISGHAWQTSLFADTKTGTYLLPVKKAIRDKAMISDGDEVAVHLSIPHP; from the coding sequence GTGACGGCGTCGTATTCCTTCAAAGCGGAGCTGTGGCTCTACCCCGGGGAAGCCGGCTGGCACTTCCTGACCCTGCCGGCGGAGGTTGCGGACGATATCCGCGCGCAAAACGCCGACCACAGCAAAGCCTTCGGCTCAGTCAAAGTGACGGCGGTGATTTCCGGCCACGCGTGGCAGACCTCGCTCTTCGCGGACACCAAGACGGGCACGTACCTCCTGCCCGTTAAGAAGGCCATCAGGGACAAGGCCATGATTAGCGACGGCGACGAAGTGGCCGTTCACCTATCCATACCGCACCCCTGA
- a CDS encoding HNH endonuclease signature motif containing protein, producing MDSNPVVVQAEEALDASVAAFMAALGGSSGVSGGCGAGGHDDDPLQRIADAALEVLGGVARSEAKLAAMKALAAAVLAGAMKALNPPPVSPHEATAQDRSLVAEVGCALAIGDRAAGALLAEAHALTTSLPRTLAALQAGTISWAHARTMVDQAVSLAPAAAAALEAHFLDPDAPEAVRGCPVGEMPAYRFKARARAWRERHHPESLEKRHARSAADRRIEYWPDNDAMAWVAAYLPADQASAIWNRLTAISRGRQGPDEARTLTQLRADTFAEALLTSGTTSGNSRNSSGAAGTSGPTGAGHGDGHEAGGSGGGEPNSAGHDDGSSGSAGHNGGHGDGHDAGGSGGGEAAGPGPSTSIRPQVLVTVPVFSLMGLTDEPAVLDGHGPIPASMARNLVAGGADSFHRVLVDPRDGAPLEIGRTSYRVTKAMRTWLSLRDGKCPFPGCSNSSLDNEADHLLAWHQGGTTGISNLGQPCPKHHKLRHTSGWKPTPATTTEPPGWTSPTGRHYTSEHQDWEAPHWPERNAELRSASSAAEPTTQDLCVPVHELPAQFDMPENIEIPACFALPEEFDQVKDLDLPDFDVPEDPGPSEGELPEDPFPDWHLWLNEFASVP from the coding sequence ATGGATTCGAACCCGGTGGTGGTGCAGGCGGAGGAAGCGCTTGATGCTTCGGTCGCGGCGTTTATGGCTGCGCTGGGTGGAAGTTCTGGCGTTTCGGGTGGCTGTGGTGCTGGCGGGCATGATGATGATCCGCTGCAGCGGATTGCTGATGCGGCCCTGGAAGTCCTTGGTGGCGTGGCGCGGTCGGAAGCGAAGTTGGCGGCGATGAAGGCGCTGGCCGCTGCAGTCCTTGCCGGGGCCATGAAGGCATTGAACCCTCCGCCGGTCTCCCCGCACGAGGCCACGGCGCAGGACCGGAGCCTGGTGGCCGAAGTCGGGTGCGCACTGGCCATCGGGGACCGGGCAGCCGGAGCGCTGTTGGCCGAAGCCCATGCCTTGACCACGTCCCTGCCCCGGACCCTCGCCGCCCTGCAGGCCGGGACCATCTCCTGGGCCCATGCCCGGACCATGGTGGACCAGGCTGTAAGCCTCGCCCCTGCCGCGGCAGCGGCCCTGGAAGCGCACTTCCTGGACCCGGACGCCCCGGAAGCGGTCCGCGGGTGCCCGGTCGGGGAGATGCCGGCCTACCGGTTCAAGGCCCGGGCCCGGGCCTGGCGGGAACGGCACCACCCCGAAAGCCTGGAGAAACGGCACGCCAGGTCCGCCGCGGACCGGCGGATCGAGTACTGGCCGGACAACGATGCGATGGCCTGGGTGGCCGCCTACCTGCCCGCGGACCAGGCATCCGCGATCTGGAACCGGCTCACCGCCATCTCCCGGGGAAGGCAGGGACCGGACGAGGCCCGCACCCTGACCCAGCTCCGGGCGGACACCTTCGCCGAAGCACTTCTCACCAGCGGCACCACCAGCGGGAACAGCAGGAACAGTTCCGGTGCTGCCGGGACAAGCGGGCCAACCGGTGCCGGGCACGGCGACGGGCACGAGGCGGGCGGTTCCGGGGGCGGGGAGCCAAACAGTGCCGGGCACGACGACGGCAGTTCCGGCAGTGCCGGGCACAACGGCGGGCACGGCGACGGGCACGACGCGGGCGGTTCCGGCGGCGGGGAGGCGGCAGGTCCGGGCCCGTCGACTTCGATTCGGCCGCAGGTGCTGGTCACCGTGCCCGTGTTCTCCCTGATGGGCCTCACCGACGAGCCCGCAGTGCTGGACGGGCACGGCCCCATCCCGGCCTCGATGGCACGGAACCTCGTCGCCGGCGGGGCGGACTCGTTCCACCGGGTACTGGTTGACCCGCGGGACGGGGCACCACTGGAAATCGGCCGCACCAGCTACCGGGTAACCAAGGCGATGCGGACCTGGCTCAGCCTCCGGGACGGAAAATGCCCCTTCCCCGGCTGCAGCAACAGCTCCCTGGACAACGAAGCCGACCACCTCCTCGCCTGGCACCAAGGCGGCACCACCGGAATCAGCAACTTGGGCCAGCCCTGCCCAAAACACCACAAGCTCCGCCACACCAGCGGCTGGAAACCCACCCCCGCCACCACAACAGAACCACCCGGCTGGACCTCACCCACCGGCCGCCACTACACAAGCGAACACCAAGACTGGGAAGCACCCCACTGGCCGGAACGGAATGCGGAACTACGGAGTGCATCTTCAGCGGCTGAGCCGACGACTCAGGACTTGTGCGTGCCCGTCCATGAGTTGCCTGCGCAGTTCGACATGCCTGAAAACATTGAGATACCTGCGTGCTTTGCACTGCCGGAAGAGTTTGACCAAGTGAAGGACCTGGACCTGCCGGATTTCGATGTGCCCGAGGACCCTGGCCCTTCCGAAGGTGAACTGCCGGAGGACCCGTTTCCGGACTGGCATCTCTGGCTTAACGAATTCGCCTCGGTCCCCTAG
- a CDS encoding glutamate--cysteine ligase yields MRTFGVEEELLIVDPESGEPLALADALLSGRRMAADDAPDDPRVLETEDKTVYDDDEMGLSAELKLEQIETQTRPCLEYGELLEQIRAGRALADKAARKNHARVAALATSPLGLASHTTPDPRYARMLERFGLTAQEQLTCGFHVHTFIESHEEGVAVLDRIRDKLAVLTALSANSPFWNGIQTGFESYRTQAWNRWPTAGPTGIYGTYSAYRRVVTRLLDSGVMLDEGMLYFDARLSRNHPTVEVRVADVCLRAEDAALIAVLVRALVETASREWQDGVDPAPVPTVLLRMASWQASSAGLNGELLDFGTFRPARAADVVRSLVDYLAPVLQEQGELALARQGVEDIIARGTGAAEQRRVRDKALSASQAENLGFDAVVKHAVDVTMRGTLDLSKVDDAPELLRVRQS; encoded by the coding sequence ATGCGAACTTTCGGCGTCGAGGAAGAGCTCCTGATCGTTGATCCGGAGAGCGGGGAGCCGCTGGCACTCGCGGATGCGCTGTTGTCCGGCCGCCGTATGGCCGCCGACGACGCGCCGGATGACCCCCGCGTTCTGGAGACGGAAGACAAAACCGTTTACGACGACGACGAAATGGGCCTGAGTGCCGAGCTCAAGCTGGAACAAATCGAGACGCAGACGCGCCCCTGCCTGGAGTACGGTGAGCTCCTGGAGCAGATCCGCGCCGGGCGGGCACTGGCGGACAAGGCTGCCAGGAAAAACCACGCCCGGGTGGCCGCCCTTGCCACCTCGCCGCTGGGCCTGGCCAGCCACACCACTCCGGACCCCCGCTACGCGAGGATGCTGGAGCGCTTTGGCCTGACTGCCCAGGAGCAGTTGACCTGCGGCTTCCACGTGCACACTTTCATTGAGTCGCATGAGGAGGGCGTGGCGGTGCTGGACCGCATCCGTGACAAGCTCGCCGTCCTTACCGCCCTGAGTGCCAATTCACCGTTCTGGAACGGTATCCAAACGGGTTTTGAGAGTTACCGGACCCAGGCCTGGAACCGTTGGCCGACGGCCGGACCCACGGGGATTTACGGGACTTACTCTGCCTACCGCCGCGTGGTCACGCGGCTTCTGGACAGCGGGGTCATGCTGGATGAGGGAATGTTGTACTTTGATGCCCGGCTCTCGCGGAACCATCCCACGGTGGAAGTCCGAGTTGCCGATGTCTGCCTCCGCGCTGAGGACGCCGCACTCATTGCTGTCCTGGTCCGAGCCCTGGTGGAGACTGCGAGCCGGGAGTGGCAGGACGGCGTCGATCCGGCCCCCGTGCCCACGGTGCTTTTGCGCATGGCCTCCTGGCAGGCGAGCAGCGCGGGACTCAACGGGGAACTGCTGGACTTTGGCACTTTCCGTCCGGCCAGGGCCGCTGATGTGGTGCGCTCCCTGGTGGACTATCTCGCCCCGGTACTGCAGGAGCAAGGCGAACTTGCCCTGGCCCGGCAGGGCGTGGAGGACATCATTGCCCGCGGAACAGGAGCTGCCGAACAGCGGCGCGTCCGGGATAAGGCTCTGTCCGCATCGCAAGCTGAGAACCTCGGTTTCGATGCAGTGGTGAAGCACGCGGTGGACGTGACCATGCGGGGCACACTGGACCTTTCAAAGGTGGACGACGCTCCGGAACTGCTGCGCGTCAGGCAGTCCTAG
- a CDS encoding UDP-N-acetylglucosamine 1-carboxyvinyltransferase, which translates to MTQETAEHVAAMLRDARSEKGWTQGQLAAELGTSQSAVARMEQGKQNLSLKMIQRLEAIFDRSIVNVGRPQMTHLRVEGGRTLSGSVDVNSSKNAGVALLCASLINRGTTILRRLARIEEVNRIVEVLTSIGVECTWLNDTDLQLRRPAVLDLAGMDVDAARRTRSVIMLLGPLLDESTKYKLPYAGGCDLGTRTVEPHMQALRQFGLSVEATAGFYTVQAPPADTRDRSFVLTERGDTVTENAIMAAAHREGTTVIRNASPNYMVQDLCFYLQMLGVVIEGVGTTTLKITGRQSIDAEIEYFPSEDPIEAMSLITAGIVTNSEVTIRRVPIEFMEIELATLEQMGQQLEISSEYMARNGRTRLVDVTTKPSELRAPEDKIHPMPFPGLNIDNLPFFAVIAANAHGQTMIHDWVYENRAIYLTELNRLGAQVQLLDPHRIYVNGPTRWRAAEVGCPPALRPAACLLLAMLAARGVSELRNIYVIERGYEDLAERLNTIGAKVEYFQD; encoded by the coding sequence ATGACTCAGGAAACTGCCGAACACGTTGCCGCCATGCTCAGGGATGCCCGGAGTGAGAAGGGCTGGACCCAAGGACAGTTGGCTGCCGAGCTGGGAACGAGCCAGAGCGCCGTGGCCCGCATGGAACAGGGCAAGCAGAACCTGAGCCTGAAAATGATCCAACGCCTTGAAGCGATCTTCGACAGGAGCATCGTGAATGTGGGCAGGCCGCAGATGACCCACCTGCGCGTTGAAGGCGGACGGACCCTTTCTGGTTCCGTAGACGTCAACAGCAGCAAGAACGCCGGAGTGGCTTTGTTGTGCGCCAGCCTCATCAACCGGGGAACCACCATTCTCCGCCGCCTCGCGCGCATCGAAGAAGTGAATCGGATCGTCGAGGTCCTGACCAGCATCGGTGTGGAGTGCACCTGGCTCAACGACACCGACCTGCAGCTCCGCCGCCCGGCGGTTCTGGATTTGGCCGGGATGGACGTGGATGCCGCACGGCGCACCCGGAGCGTCATCATGTTGCTGGGACCCCTGCTGGATGAGTCCACCAAGTACAAGCTTCCGTATGCCGGTGGCTGTGACCTTGGTACCCGGACGGTGGAGCCGCACATGCAGGCGCTGCGCCAGTTCGGCCTCTCGGTGGAAGCGACGGCGGGCTTCTACACAGTGCAGGCCCCGCCCGCAGACACCCGGGACCGCTCCTTCGTCCTGACTGAGCGCGGCGATACCGTCACCGAGAACGCCATCATGGCCGCGGCCCACCGCGAGGGCACCACTGTCATTCGGAATGCCAGCCCCAACTACATGGTGCAGGACCTCTGCTTCTACCTGCAGATGTTGGGGGTGGTCATCGAAGGGGTGGGGACCACCACGCTGAAGATCACCGGGCGCCAGTCCATCGATGCCGAGATTGAATACTTCCCGTCGGAGGACCCTATCGAGGCCATGAGCCTGATTACCGCGGGCATTGTCACCAACTCGGAGGTGACCATCCGGCGCGTGCCCATCGAGTTCATGGAAATCGAGCTGGCAACCCTGGAGCAGATGGGCCAGCAGCTGGAGATTTCCAGCGAATACATGGCCCGCAACGGCCGGACCCGGCTGGTGGACGTCACCACCAAGCCTTCCGAGTTGCGTGCTCCGGAGGACAAGATCCATCCAATGCCGTTCCCCGGGCTCAACATCGATAACCTGCCCTTCTTCGCGGTCATCGCAGCGAATGCCCATGGCCAGACCATGATCCACGACTGGGTGTACGAAAACCGCGCGATCTACCTGACCGAGCTGAACCGGCTGGGCGCCCAGGTACAGCTCCTGGACCCCCACCGGATCTACGTCAATGGCCCCACCAGGTGGCGTGCGGCCGAGGTTGGCTGTCCGCCCGCGCTCCGCCCGGCTGCGTGTCTGCTGCTGGCGATGCTTGCCGCGCGGGGAGTGTCCGAACTCCGGAACATCTACGTCATTGAGCGTGGCTACGAAGACCTTGCGGAACGGCTCAACACCATTGGGGCGAAAGTGGAATACTTCCAGGACTGA
- a CDS encoding energy-coupling factor transporter transmembrane protein EcfT, protein MRQELNLRGNNALLARANPLSKFTAVFLITAVLALSIDWVSASVALAFEFLLFPLAGLTPALLWQRGWPLILAAAVGGWSTSILAPDSGRTLIDVGIWTMSEGSLELGVGFMLRGLAIALPAVLLMSCTDPTDLADALAQKARLPHRFVLGTLAAMRLVGLMAEEWQTIGMARRARGVGSRGNALQRVKATLGQSFGLLVQAIRRASRLAVTMEARGFGGGRRTWARESTYSSLDAWVLAGGVVVAGTAVFAAVSLGTWNMVWLGS, encoded by the coding sequence ATGAGGCAGGAGCTGAACCTGCGCGGCAACAACGCGCTGCTGGCCCGGGCCAATCCCCTCAGCAAGTTCACCGCCGTCTTCCTCATTACTGCCGTGCTTGCGCTCTCCATCGACTGGGTGTCCGCATCGGTGGCGCTGGCCTTTGAGTTCCTGCTGTTTCCGCTGGCCGGCCTGACGCCCGCGCTGCTGTGGCAGCGCGGCTGGCCGCTGATCCTCGCGGCCGCCGTGGGGGGCTGGAGCACCTCCATCCTGGCGCCGGACAGCGGAAGGACGCTGATCGACGTCGGCATCTGGACCATGAGCGAAGGCTCGCTGGAATTGGGTGTGGGCTTTATGCTGCGCGGCCTGGCGATCGCCCTGCCGGCCGTGCTGCTGATGAGCTGCACCGACCCTACAGACCTCGCGGATGCGCTGGCGCAGAAGGCCCGACTCCCGCACCGGTTCGTGCTGGGAACCCTCGCCGCCATGCGGCTGGTGGGCCTGATGGCCGAAGAGTGGCAGACCATCGGGATGGCCCGCCGTGCCCGCGGGGTGGGTTCCCGCGGCAATGCCCTGCAGCGGGTGAAGGCGACGCTGGGGCAGAGCTTTGGGCTGCTGGTCCAGGCGATCCGCCGGGCCTCGAGGCTCGCGGTGACCATGGAAGCCCGCGGTTTCGGCGGCGGCCGCCGGACATGGGCCCGCGAATCAACCTACAGTTCCTTGGATGCATGGGTACTTGCCGGCGGCGTGGTGGTGGCGGGAACAGCGGTTTTTGCCGCCGTATCCCTGGGCACCTGGAACATGGTGTGGCTGGGGAGCTGA